In Rhinopithecus roxellana isolate Shanxi Qingling chromosome 4, ASM756505v1, whole genome shotgun sequence, a single genomic region encodes these proteins:
- the LOC104663263 gene encoding aurora kinase A-like isoform X2 translates to MDRSKENCISGPVKPAAPVGGPKRVLVTQQFPYQNPLPENTPEEELASKQKNEESKKRQWGLEDFEIGRPLGKGKFGNVYLAREKQSKFILALKVLFKAQLEKAGVEHQLRREVEIQSHLRHPNILRLYGYFHDATRVYLILEYAPLGTVYRELQKLSKFDEQRTATYITELANALSYCHSKRVIHRDIKPENLLLGSAGELKIADFGWSVHAPSSRRTTLCGTLDYLPPEMIEGQMHDEKVDLWSLGVLCYEFLVGKPPFEANTYQETYKRISRVEFTFPDFVTEGARDLISRLLKHNPSQRPMLREVLEHPWITANSSKPSNCQNKESTSKQS, encoded by the exons ATGGACCGATCTAAAGAAAACTGCATTTCAGGGCCTGTGAAGCCTGCAGCTCCAGTTGGAGGTCCAAAACGTGTTCTCGTGACTCAGCAATTTCCTTATCAGAATCCATT ACCTGAAAATACTCCTGAGGAGGAACTGgcatcaaaacagaaaaatgaagaatcaAAAAAGAGGCAGTGGGGTTTGGAAGACTTTGAAATTGGTCGCCCTCTGGGTAAAGGAAAGTTTGGTAATGTTTATTtggcaagagaaaaacagagcaaGTTTATTCTGGCTCTTAAAGTGTTATTTAAAGCTCAGCTGGAGAAAGCCGGAGTGGAGCATCAGCTCAGAAGAGAAGTAGAAATACAGTCCCACCTTCGGCATCCTAATATTCTCAGACTGTATGGTTATTTCCATGATGCTACCAGAGTCTACCTAATTCTGGAATATGCACCACTTGGAACAGTCTATAGAGAACTTCAGAAACTTTCAAAGTTTGATGAGCAGAGAACTGCTACTTATATAACAGAATTGGCAAATGCCCTGTCTTACTGTCATTCGAAGAGAGTTATTCACAGAGACATTAAGCCAGAGAATTTACTTCTTGGATCAGCTGGAGAGCTTAAAATTGCAGATTTTGGGTGGTCCGTACATGCTCCATCTTCCAGGAGGACCACTCTCTGTGGCACCCTGGACTACCTGCCCCCCGAAATGATTGAAGGTCAGATGCATGATGAGAAGGTGGATCTCTGGAGCCTTGGAGTTCTTTGCTATGAGTTTTTAGTTGGGAAGCCTCCTTTTGAGGCAAACACATACCAAGAGACCTATAAAAGAATATCACGGGTTGAATTCACATTCCCTGATTTTGTAACAGAGGGAGCCAGGGACCTCATTTCAAGACTGTTGAAGCATAATCCCAGCCAGAGGCCAATGCTCAGAGAAGTACTTGAACACCCCTGGATCACAGCAAATTCATCAAAACCATCAAATTGCCAAAACAAAGAGTCAACTAGCAAACAGTCTTAG
- the LOC104663263 gene encoding aurora kinase A-like isoform X1 produces MDRSKENCISGPVKPAAPVGGPKRVLVTQQFPYQNPLPANSGQAQRVLCPSNSSQRVPLQAQKLVSSHKLVQNQKQKQLQATSVPHPVSRPLSHTPKSKQPLPSAPENTPEEELASKQKNEESKKRQWGLEDFEIGRPLGKGKFGNVYLAREKQSKFILALKVLFKAQLEKAGVEHQLRREVEIQSHLRHPNILRLYGYFHDATRVYLILEYAPLGTVYRELQKLSKFDEQRTATYITELANALSYCHSKRVIHRDIKPENLLLGSAGELKIADFGWSVHAPSSRRTTLCGTLDYLPPEMIEGQMHDEKVDLWSLGVLCYEFLVGKPPFEANTYQETYKRISRVEFTFPDFVTEGARDLISRLLKHNPSQRPMLREVLEHPWITANSSKPSNCQNKESTSKQS; encoded by the coding sequence ATGGACCGATCTAAAGAAAACTGCATTTCAGGGCCTGTGAAGCCTGCAGCTCCAGTTGGAGGTCCAAAACGTGTTCTCGTGACTCAGCAATTTCCTTATCAGAATCCATTACCTGCAAATAGTGGCCAGGCTCAGCGGGTCCTGTGTCCTTCAAATTCTTCCCAGCGTGTTCCTTTGCAAGCACAAAAGCTTGTTTCCAGTCACAAACTGGTTCAGAATCAGAAGCAGAAGCAATTGCAGGCAACCAGTGTACCTCATCCTGTCTCTAGGCCACTGAGTCATACCCCAAAGAGCAAGCAGCCCCTGCCGTCGGCACCTGAAAATACTCCTGAGGAGGAACTGgcatcaaaacagaaaaatgaagaatcaAAAAAGAGGCAGTGGGGTTTGGAAGACTTTGAAATTGGTCGCCCTCTGGGTAAAGGAAAGTTTGGTAATGTTTATTtggcaagagaaaaacagagcaaGTTTATTCTGGCTCTTAAAGTGTTATTTAAAGCTCAGCTGGAGAAAGCCGGAGTGGAGCATCAGCTCAGAAGAGAAGTAGAAATACAGTCCCACCTTCGGCATCCTAATATTCTCAGACTGTATGGTTATTTCCATGATGCTACCAGAGTCTACCTAATTCTGGAATATGCACCACTTGGAACAGTCTATAGAGAACTTCAGAAACTTTCAAAGTTTGATGAGCAGAGAACTGCTACTTATATAACAGAATTGGCAAATGCCCTGTCTTACTGTCATTCGAAGAGAGTTATTCACAGAGACATTAAGCCAGAGAATTTACTTCTTGGATCAGCTGGAGAGCTTAAAATTGCAGATTTTGGGTGGTCCGTACATGCTCCATCTTCCAGGAGGACCACTCTCTGTGGCACCCTGGACTACCTGCCCCCCGAAATGATTGAAGGTCAGATGCATGATGAGAAGGTGGATCTCTGGAGCCTTGGAGTTCTTTGCTATGAGTTTTTAGTTGGGAAGCCTCCTTTTGAGGCAAACACATACCAAGAGACCTATAAAAGAATATCACGGGTTGAATTCACATTCCCTGATTTTGTAACAGAGGGAGCCAGGGACCTCATTTCAAGACTGTTGAAGCATAATCCCAGCCAGAGGCCAATGCTCAGAGAAGTACTTGAACACCCCTGGATCACAGCAAATTCATCAAAACCATCAAATTGCCAAAACAAAGAGTCAACTAGCAAACAGTCTTAG